From Magnolia sinica isolate HGM2019 chromosome 13, MsV1, whole genome shotgun sequence, one genomic window encodes:
- the LOC131224280 gene encoding uncharacterized protein LOC131224280 codes for MLSRRLAKWMLLLSKYMITYELAKEVKGQAVTDFLTAHPVPDNEMISDDFSDEQVMMTELPEERNGEIMPEVRIQHSFLTPYYPLANGLAEAFNKMIVKIFKKIVVGSKRDWDEKLQEALWAYQTTHRIATKATPYSLFYGVDYEKSITCTQVGSDLCRLYSFRQRHVGSQRAPPREWV; via the exons ATGCTATCTAGGAGGTTGGCTAAATGGATGCTTTTACTGTCAAAATACATGATCACTTATGAACTGGCAAAAGAAGTAAAGGGACAAGCAGTGACAGATTTCTTAACAGCCCACCCTGTACCGGATAATGAAATGATCAGTGATGACTTTTCGGACGAGCAGGTAATGATGACAGAATTGCCTG AAGAGAGGAATGGAGAAATTATGCCAGAAGTTCGTATCCAGCATTCATTCTTGACACCCTACTATCCGCTGGCTAATGGGCTGGCTGAAGCATTCAATAAGATGATTGTGAAGATATTTAAGAAAATAGTTGTAGGAAgtaagcgtgattgggatgagaaGTTGCAAGAAGCCCTATGGGCCTATCAAACTACTCATCGTATTGCTACGAAAGCAACGCCATATTCTTTGTTTTATGGAGTTGACTACGAAAAGAGCATCACGTGCACCCAAGTGGGCAGTGACCTATGTCGTCTGTACAGCTTCAGGCAGCGTCATGTGGGCAGCCAGAGAGCACcccctcgtgaatgggtctga